A window of Cryptomeria japonica chromosome 3, Sugi_1.0, whole genome shotgun sequence contains these coding sequences:
- the LOC131037302 gene encoding uncharacterized protein LOC131037302 isoform X2 gives MAKKRKSENTGLDEVEKTMYNTFCSAANSLSQLYTQAQNQQKIAFQAGERHGLEKLYQWVLRSQESGSRLTVAEVFGYLQNELDYGGDVEVPTLPASQFQNQSHSQQQNSFPLINSQTLSGVSSQAISGQGTRMVLSDQNKNSVFSNALSSPVRRSLQPFHMAQGGYCSGSNASQVINGGRRVGHPTDQVNVGFQGGGPLASPQDGELSGMNTMVASCNIYGQAHQNRESNSYCETDSTMDMHAESPARGFYQ, from the exons ATGGCAAAAAAAAGAAAGTCTGAGAACACCGGATTGGATGAGGTTGAGAAAACCATGTATAACACATTCTGCAGTGCTGCCAATTCACTGTCACAGCTTTATACGCAGGCCCAGAATCAGCAAAAGATTGCTTTTCAAGCTGGAGAGCGGCATGGCCTG GAGAAACTATACCAGTGGGTACTGAGGTCACAAGAATCAGGTTCGAGATTAACAGTGGCAGAAGTCTTTGGCTATCTTCAG AATGAACTTGATTATGGAGGAGATGTTGAAGTACCTACGTTGCCAGCATCACAatttcaaaatcaatctcatagtCAGCAACAAAACTCGTTTCCATTGATCAATAGTCAAACATTATCTGGAGTATCTAGTCAGGCAATTAGCGGGCAGGGAACCAGAATGGTTCTCTCAGACCAGAACAAAAATTCTGTATTTTCAAATGCACTTTCAAGTCCCGTCAGGAGGAGTCTTCAACCATTTCATATGGCACAAGGGGGCTACTGTTCTGGAAGCAACGCATCACAAGTAATAAATGGAGGGAGGAGGGTTGGACATCCAACAGATCAAGTTAACGTAGGATTTCAGGGAGGAGGCCCTCTGGCTAGTCCACAGGATGGGGAACTTAGTGGAATGAATACTATGGTTGCATCGTGTAATATTTATGGGCAAGCTCATCAAAATCGAGAGTCCAATTCGTATTGTGAGACTGATTCAACTATGGACATGCATGCAGAGAGTCCTGCCCGTGGATTTTACCAATGA
- the LOC131037302 gene encoding uncharacterized protein LOC131037302 isoform X1, with translation MAAERFDLRSLIEELDQAMAKKRKSENTGLDEVEKTMYNTFCSAANSLSQLYTQAQNQQKIAFQAGERHGLEKLYQWVLRSQESGSRLTVAEVFGYLQNELDYGGDVEVPTLPASQFQNQSHSQQQNSFPLINSQTLSGVSSQAISGQGTRMVLSDQNKNSVFSNALSSPVRRSLQPFHMAQGGYCSGSNASQVINGGRRVGHPTDQVNVGFQGGGPLASPQDGELSGMNTMVASCNIYGQAHQNRESNSYCETDSTMDMHAESPARGFYQ, from the exons ATGGCCGCCGAGAG ATTTGATTTGAGGTCATTAATTGAGGAATTAGATCAAGCTATGGCAAAAAAAAGAAAGTCTGAGAACACCGGATTGGATGAGGTTGAGAAAACCATGTATAACACATTCTGCAGTGCTGCCAATTCACTGTCACAGCTTTATACGCAGGCCCAGAATCAGCAAAAGATTGCTTTTCAAGCTGGAGAGCGGCATGGCCTG GAGAAACTATACCAGTGGGTACTGAGGTCACAAGAATCAGGTTCGAGATTAACAGTGGCAGAAGTCTTTGGCTATCTTCAG AATGAACTTGATTATGGAGGAGATGTTGAAGTACCTACGTTGCCAGCATCACAatttcaaaatcaatctcatagtCAGCAACAAAACTCGTTTCCATTGATCAATAGTCAAACATTATCTGGAGTATCTAGTCAGGCAATTAGCGGGCAGGGAACCAGAATGGTTCTCTCAGACCAGAACAAAAATTCTGTATTTTCAAATGCACTTTCAAGTCCCGTCAGGAGGAGTCTTCAACCATTTCATATGGCACAAGGGGGCTACTGTTCTGGAAGCAACGCATCACAAGTAATAAATGGAGGGAGGAGGGTTGGACATCCAACAGATCAAGTTAACGTAGGATTTCAGGGAGGAGGCCCTCTGGCTAGTCCACAGGATGGGGAACTTAGTGGAATGAATACTATGGTTGCATCGTGTAATATTTATGGGCAAGCTCATCAAAATCGAGAGTCCAATTCGTATTGTGAGACTGATTCAACTATGGACATGCATGCAGAGAGTCCTGCCCGTGGATTTTACCAATGA